The genomic interval CGTACCTTGTTCAAGGGTAACATAATCAGCTAAAACAACAACTGATTGACGTTCGATAAATGGATGGGTAAAAATTACGCCCTCAAGAGCAGCACCCTTCATGGTTGATAATATTGTGTAATCTTCCAACTTATTATCTTTGGCTACTGTTTCGATTAATTCAACTGCCAATAGATATATTTCCCCTTGACATTCTACCCAAGCATACTCAAGTTCGGGGTGAACAGCAATCCCAACATTAGCAGGCATGGTCCAAGGAGTAGTTGTCCAAATTACGCCATATACATTATCAGCACTTACTCCTACAGGTAATGTACCTTTACTATCCACTAATGGAAATTTAACATATATAGTATGAGATTTTTTTTCGGCATATTCAATTTCAGCTTCTGCTAATGCAGTCTCACAGGAGGTACACCAGTACACTGACTTTAAACCTTTATAAATGTGACCTTTTTTGGCCATTTGTCCAAATACTTCGATTTGCTTTGCTTCATAAGCAGGCCGTAATGTTACATAAGGATTTTCCCAATCCGCACCAATGCCCAGACGTTTAAAATCCTTACGTTGTGTGTCAACAAATTTCAAGGCGTACTCTTTACATTCACGACGTAAGTCTAATGGCTTTAATTCGTGTCGATTGAGTCCCAATATTTTTATAGCAGCATGCTCAATAGGTAAACCATGAGTATCCCAACCAGGTACATAAGGAGTATTGTAACCACATAATGATTTGTATTTTAGAATCATGTCCTTTAAAATCTTGTTTAAGGCATGACCAATGTGAATATCCCCATTTGCATAGGGTGGTCCATCATGTAAAATAAATTTAGGTTTTTCGTTCTGAGTTGTACGTTTCTCATAAATTTTTTGTTGCTGCCAATAATCTAGTAATTCCGGTTCCCTCTCAGGTAAGTTACCTCGCATTGGAAAATCCGTTTGCGGCAAATTAAGAGTTTTACTATAATCCAAAATAACACCTCCAAAAAAATAAAACCTCTTCATCCCTAAAGGGACGAGAGGTTGTTTCCCGTGATACCACCCTAATGACTGCTTACGCAGCCACTCAAAAACGAAATAACGCTCGTCAAACGGCAAAACTTAATTAAGTTTCAGTTTGCAGTTCAGGAGTGATATTCACTATGATTGATTTATTAGGCTCACACTCTTCCTAACTCGCTGCAAAATCACATATCCCAGCTACTGTCTCCATCATTACTTGTATAACTATGTACATATTATAACGGATTTTATTATACCGAATTTAATTCTCCGAGTCAAATTTTTCTTGCCTTTTAATTCAAAAAATAGTTAAAACATGCAACTATTCATCCTCATTAGGCTCACCGAGTATTTCCAACTGGGCCTGTACTAATGTTCGCATACGAACACGATATACATCAACTTGCTTCTTTAGATCCTGATATTCATCAGCCATGCGCCTTACTTTATTAGAGGCTTCTTCTGCTAGTTTTTGCGCGTTAATTTCAGCCTCTTTCAACATCAGTTCTGTCGTTTTCTTTGCATTAAGTTTAACTTCTTCTGCAGTTTCTTGTGCAATGATCAATGTATTATGCAAAGTAGTCTCCATATGCTGAAACTGCTCTAATTTACCTGTAAGTCTATCAATACTTTCTTTTAATTCAATGTTTTCTCGATATAGCTGTTCATAGTCTTTTATTACGCGAT from Pelosinus sp. IPA-1 carries:
- a CDS encoding DivIVA domain-containing protein — protein: MLTPLDIHNKEFKRSFRGYNEDDVDEFLDRVIKDYEQLYRENIELKESIDRLTGKLEQFQHMETTLHNTLIIAQETAEEVKLNAKKTTELMLKEAEINAQKLAEEASNKVRRMADEYQDLKKQVDVYRVRMRTLVQAQLEILGEPNEDE